In Macaca thibetana thibetana isolate TM-01 chromosome 12, ASM2454274v1, whole genome shotgun sequence, the genomic window CCTTCAGTTAAAACCTCAGGGGTTTCTATCCATGCAGGATCATCAAAGGTCCTGGTTTCCTACTGTCCCACCGCCTCATTCCTTCTGAACCTGCTCTCCACCCATCTTCACCTCCAGTGCAACCCCCTGATCCACACAAGCGCTCAGACGCCTTCCAGCCCTGCCAGCCTCCTCATTCAGCAGGGTTTCTACAGTAAGCCACATCAGCCAGGCTGCACCTAGCACCCAAGATGTCCTTGTTCTCCTTGCCAGAACCTGATCAACCCGCTCTTCTTCTTTGACTCCTAAGGCAAAGTCAGcttaaagaggggaaaaaaaagaataaagtcctCTCCCTGGTGTTTGGCCTAGCTTTGCCTCTTTGGAGTTCTGTGATACTGGGCATTTTTCTCAACTTACCTGGATTTACTGCCCCATCCTTTCAGACACCTGTGAGGTTAGCATTAACATAAAACCTCCTATTCCCCTCAGGACTGAGTACCTAACACTGTCCCCATACTCTCATCTCCTCCTAAAGCACTGAGACCTCTAGTTCCATTCTCCCAGTGACCCCATTTCCTTGCTGGGGCAATAGGAAGTCCCCTCTCACTTTCttctaaaagcaaaacaaaacaaaaacaaaagcctccAGCAGAACCCTCTAACTGCCGCCTTTGCCCTTCATTGTGAAAGCCTTTTTAGTTCGTATTTCATTTCTTAACTCCTAAGTAAGAATCAAAATGTAGATACCATCTCTACCTCAGAAAACTCTACCTCAGGTTGAAGAAACAAGTATGAAAGCAGTTCCTGCGGCACAGCCACCCCAACACCACTTTTCACAGTTAGCTGTGAAAACTGGAGTTCTCTCCACTCAGGATGGCCTGTGGAGCTCTGCAGTGGGCCCCATGGGCTCCCACAGTCGAGGCTGAGGCTGGGCAACTGACCTAAGGCTCCTTATTATAAAATGGGATCATCACAAAACCCAGGAGCTGACCcatgtttttttcccttcattcctgCTGAGAACATTATTTTTGGGTTTTCGTCTTAGTTCCATTAGATTGTAAATCCTTTAAGGATAAGGCATCCAAATCAACTGttagttaatttttaatgaaaaccacATTAGCTCTACTTTCTATTAAAACATGGTAACACCTAAACTTTTCCAAATAAGCGTCAATTTATATAAACTCTAAACATTTAAGCTTCCCAATTACATATCCAATAAGGTTGGATTATAATTTGGGTTAAGACCCAAAAAGTTTACAAAAACAAAGTTACTGATTTCTTTTAGATCTACATAGAATACCAGTTGTACTTCATTTAGCTTGCTCTTCTCCCCAAATGCGTAGGAGGTAAACATGGCTTCTCAGATAACTCTAGAGCAGACacagtaaactttttctgtaaagtgccAGGTTGTAAATATCTTAGGTTTTGTGAACCATACTGTCTCTGCTTATCTAACAAccctttacaaatgaaaaaaaaaaaatacttagttcATATGCCATATGAATAAAGGCTGCAGCAGCATGTAGCCCACAggctatagtttgccaacccctggtctAAAGAATTGGacagccagtgtggtggtggctcttgcctgtaatcttagcactttgggaggccgagacagaaggatcacttgagtctaggagtttgaaaccagcctgagcaacacagaagacctgtctctacaaaaaataataaaaaaagcacTGGGCTATGAGAGCTTTTAGACCATGCCTTTGTTTTGATTCTCACAGTCCTGGAACAAGCCTCAATGTACAGCATGCATTTAATGTATGTTTGAATGGTTGATAAAAGTAAGCCAGGGATTGCAAAGCACAACACAAAGGAAAACACTACAAAACTTCATGGGCACGTATTGTTTTCTATCAGGCACTGTGGTGATCTCAGCCCATTTTCTGATCATAGGTATCAGTCCTGTCACCTAGTGAGGTCCTTCCAAATAAGCTGACCTTAGAACTTCAGAAACTTCAGTCAAAAGGCAGACATTTTTAGAAAAGGTGGAAATGgccttttatttaaatatgagaaaaaaattagaagtacagtaagattatttttaaaaaagcagacaagttagaacaaacattttattattaaaataaacttttgtatAAAAGCATCACAAATCAAAAGCTGTATTTACACTTATCGATTCAAGGTCCAATTACACATCAAACATTGAATGGCACAGCAATGGTTTACACATGCAAGTACATTGGGACATACAAACACTTAGATTCCGCCTTTACCAAATAACTTGATTAATGCAACAAGGAGTGGGAACACTGACACAGGAAATCTGCCCAGAAGCTCGACTGGCAGAGATGTCAGATTAACAAACTGCGGAAAGTTACATCTCCAAAAAGGCACTTCTCATTGTTATAAAAGTGCTTAAAATCTAAATTGAACCTTGTGCCTGGTTTATAAATTTTCAAGAAACTGCAAAGAACCACTGACTAGTTTTTAATATCAAGTTTCCATGCAAAATTGTCCAAGAATTTATTTCCAATACCTTACATGTGAACTGAAATAAACTTTGCAAACTACAATTATACTAAAGTTTTGTACCGAAAATTCAGCCTACTCATAATTTCCAGATAGCTCTTCCATCATACTTTTAAAGTATTACATTGCCCACCAACCTTTGAATCATGATTGTGTAAGCTGGATGCACCACTTACCCTTCAGGCAGAAGAAATTAGGAGAAATTAAGTCTCAACTGTGATAACAACTTGTAACATAAGCGCAATACATGGGATTGAGAGGCATCAATCTGCAATAATTACCTAATTTTTCCACATGGTTTTAAGACTTTTGTGCcttgattatattaaaaatttcaactaGTATGAATGCTAAATCATACTTGTTTTTGTGTAAACAAGTTACAAGGTTCTTCTCTGAAATTCAATAGATCTAGTTAGTTAATACTTTTATTGTGTTTCCAAGTGCTTAGGTTTTATGAGGGCTATTTCAAcaccaagtaaataaaatatgctttcataaaactgtaatttaaaagaaattcaaaaactaaGTGGTTGGAGAGGGGCATTGGAAATAGAGGGGGATGCTATGAGATGGGGGTTGGGAACAGAGAAGAAACTGCAGGAGGGCAAAGTGTAACTAGTAATATACCTTCCGTGATGCTCCAGAAACACATGTCTACTAAGATTAACTTAATTGGAGTTTCTTAGGAAACAGGCTGATCATCAAGATTCTTAACTCAGGTTTCAGTGAAAAAATTGGAAACTTTTATAAGAAAGATTTGAGAAGTAGAAGGCAGGCAGCAAATTTTCCAGATATTATGCCTGCATTTCAAATTCCTGTTTCAGGCTGTGAAAGACAAAAGGAAACGTGTCAGGACATAGTTTTCAACCAAAGAATTCTCTTTTGAAAgcctaattcatttttaaaaacatttttgttgtgtTGTAACATCACTATGGTCAAGTGTACACATCTTCAAGTATATAATCTGACTTTTTCATACACACCCACCCACCTGGGTTACCACCACCTAAGTGAAGACAGAAAACGTTCTCATCCGTTCCTGCGTGCCCCTTTCCAGTCAGTCTCCACCCCGCCAGACATAACCACTCTTCTGACAtctgtcatctttttctttttttttttttttttttttttttttttgagacggagtctcgctctgtcacccaggctggagtgcagtggccggatctcagctcactgcaagctccgcctcccgggttcacgccattctcctgcctcagcctcccgagtagctgggactacaggcgcctgccacctcgcccggctaagtttttgtatttttagtagagacggggtttcactgtgttagccaggatggtctcgatctcctgacctcgtgatccgcccgtctcggcctcccaaagtgctgggattacaggcttgagccaccgcgcccggccgacatctGTCATCTTTTCATTaagatataaatgaatataagatTCGgatgtggaagagaaaaaaaacacccACTACCTTTTCAAGTAGGCATGCACATTCCCAAAGCCATGGTATTTGGCTAAATACACAAGGACCCCAGTCGCACACCGTCCATCTCGCTGCCGGCAGAAACTGCAGTTGCAGATTCCTCGACAAGGCGGGCAACGCCAGTTCTGAAGGAGGATTGTCAAACGGCACAATTCAGTTAAACCTTACCTCCCCACCAACTTATCTACATTACATTTAACCCCTTCTTTACGGTTAAAAATTTATATGATTAATATGCATTAGTCATGCCTGATGCTTCCTTCCAGCAGTGGAAGTTACAAGCAGCTACCAGGAATAAATGGAGCAGCAACTTCCCAGGGACAGTTCAGACCTGAGTATGGTGGAAGCGGCTCATGCCTATGCAGCACCATCACTCTGAATTCATTTGTGTTCTGAATTAAGAGCACCCTGGAATGGGTGTGGTgcctcaaacctgtaatcccggcactttaggaggctgaggcgggtggatcacgaggtcaagagatcaagaccatcctggccaacgtggtgaaaccccgtctctactaaaaatacaaaaattagctgggtatggtggcgtgcacctatagtcccagctacttgggaggctgaggcaggataatcgcttgaacccaggaggcagaggttgcagtgagctgagatcacaacactgcactccagcctggcaacagaatgcgactccatctaaaaaaaaaaaaaaaaaaaaaaaaaaaaagagcatcctGTAACAGAAAGGGCTCCACCCCTTCACCAATGCCTTTTTCTGGCCTCATCACAGTTTGTGATTGACCTTCAAGCCCACAGGACCAACCCCTGGCAGGCACCTACCGGATCCAGTAGAGCATCCCTGACCTCTTCACCATAACGGTTTCGAAGGCAGGGGCCGCAGAACTGGCCTCGAACGCCCCAGCAGTCTGGGTTTCTGCAGTTTGTTTTGGTATCAATAGTCTTCTGACGGCATTGATGACAAGTAGAGCCCTACAAATAagcaattaagaaaaaacaaaaaacaaaaagccactgCTTTTTAACAGAGAAAATGGCATATTTACAGAATGTCCCTCTTCGTAGTATAGTCTTACATTTTGTCTGTCAATCTCTGTATACACATGTACATGCCAGGGTATGAAAAATAACtcaaccaggtgcagtggctcacacctgtaatcccagcattctgggaggctgaggagagtgatcgcttgagccaaggagtttgagaccagcctgggcaacatggcaaaaccccatctccactaaaaacataaaacttggCCTGGTGTGGTAAAACCACTTTCCTTTAAGAAAAggtcttattaaaaaataacctaCCCAAATCCATTTTTATCTtcggtgcaccaccacaccccagcaCCTAgctatgcatacacacataatagatatgcaataaatatatgttgaatgaattgaTTTCTAAATTAGGAGAAAAGATTTACCACGACTACAGACTTACTAAGCAGATAATTCCACTGTGAAAAGAGGGCTAAATCCCAGGGATACTTAAAACTTTTCCTTCCTTGTGTGAAAAAAACATATAGGCACAGATTTCACATGCTAAGCCCTTTAGATCCTGGGCAACACTTAGGGACAGAAGCTCTCTTCCTCTCACAGATGTTTACATTCTCAGGTGTAATTGAGAGGCTCTCACCAGTGAACGGTTATATATCTTCTCTCGAGAGTTGCTGCAGATGTTCTCCAACTCTTCCTCTGTAATTTCTTCCACTGGGCGAATTATATGCGGAAGGGTCATGGATGATCTGGAGCGACGACTTCTGGGCAGGTCATCTTCCTGCATCACGAGGAATACAAAACACAGAgcttaaaaactgaaaaactgattgAAAGAGATTCAAAACTGAGAACTAGAGATTCAAATATGAAACAGAGATTCAAAACTGGCTCTCCCCAGCTCTGAATCTCAGATACTTGACTTGTAATTTCTTCTCACGAACTTCAACCTGGAAATCTCTCCTAGAGCTAATGGTAGAAAAACTGGCCATATGCTTACTGTAGCCATAACTGGACATTTTGGAAACGATGCCTGCAATtaagaagagatgaagaaaaccCAATTCTCACCTGCTAATAAAATTACCAAGTAAGCTTATGTGACGTTTACAATTGTGAATGGTTAGAGAAAAACATTTACTATGGAACTCCTGGTGTTGAGGATGTGTATGTACCTGTGCTGTGTACGATGCCAGGCCTACTGAAGATGAGAATCAGAAGAGCAAGTACCAATGCAAAGAACTCACGTTCATGTAGCCATCCATGGTCTTCCTCTTTCTCACCAACATGTACttatcctcttcctcctcctcctccatgggTAGAGCGTCAAGGGACCCGAGGATCCGGGACCTTGACCTGGTAAGAGGACGAGCTCTCCGTTCGGGGTTTCTCCTGGAAGCAACACCCGGGAATGTACGCCTTCGCGGTCTCCTCGATTGCTAAACAAAGCACGCATAAGGGAATCCATTTATTCCACAATAAAGAGAAGTAGTACTTTGGGGAATTCATACCTTCTCCTTAAGGATGTTTTAAGTAAAGAGAgctctattttttcattttctttgtcatttacATCATGCATGGCAAAATGAGCCTAAAACCTATATGGctatctttattttgcttttgtaacaCCAAGCCCAGTTTCTTTCAACTTGAGAGATGAgctatttattcttttacttaatGAAGATGTAAGAAATGAtcttctcttctaaaaaaaaaatgttttctctgatgTCTCTTGACCCTGTAGAAACACATTCAGTTTCTACATTGCACAATAGAGGGATATCTGTATGGTTTCCctctttccatctttcctttcctcaggggaaggcaggaaaaagaaatcttttctatCACAGCAGACACACCAAATCTCCCTGAGTTGTAGAATTCTTCAGAATGCAATTGTATGATACCCAGCTATGACTTGATAAGAAATTGtgattttcttattctattttcattctccaattttaaaaacatctattgCACATCTACCATGTAGGAGGAATGTGCTCAcactggagaagagaaaaaaatttttgatcTCCATTACCTGCCCATGAGGGCAGGTAATTAGTCTAGTTGACTAATTAGTCTAGTTGACTAATTACCTAGTGAGGGGCTTAGTCTAgttgggaaggaaagaaataaccaaTCAAAAGGGGTTTAGTGCCACAGGAGCACAGCAAGGAGAGACCAAACTACCCAGGATTCAAGGAGGATCATCCAGAGATCTGTCAGGGGGTTTCCTCTAGGTCCCCTTCGTTTGTCTAGAAGGCCacacaaataaagaaattagatttttaaatacaacACAGATCTACCTTACGTGTGCCAAAAACACTACTGTATATAAACAAGGACTGGGACTTACTGAGTCGGAGCCTGGGAGGGGATGTCTTCCAGGGAACGAGCCAGGGAAGCTTTCTAATTCAGACATGAGTTTTGCAAgctaaaaagggagaaaattaaaCTGATATCATTGGCTTAGAATAACTGCTGAAAATGAGCAACTAACTTCTTGAAAATACTGAAGTACATCTCCTGGTTTGAAATCTGAAAGTAAGTTGACACATTCAAAGTTTCTGATTTCCCCTATACACTTAACCAGGCCTTTAACAGATTACAAAAAAGGAGTTCAGGGAAGGAAACACATTTTGAGGCACACATTGAAGACTTCACAGGTAAACAAAAGTAACTTTTTATtcatgtaacagaaaaaaataacttttttgtgtGATAGAACAGATTTAAGCAATGAGTCGCTTAGAGAGGAAAAATTAATTCTAACACAAAGTCAGATACCTAccattgctttgttttgctttatatttaaagCCCTTTTCTCCAAAAAATTCATGCCACTTTCATCTTCTGAATCGGAGTTGGAATCAGTCACAGAATTCTCTGAGGGCTGGGGGGACTCTGCTTTTTTGTTGGTTGCTCCCCTAGTACTTCGTGCTGGAAACTTCATCGCCACCCTGAGAGGTCCAGAGTGCCTGCACTGGCTGCGGGTCCTACAGCCTTCCCGAACTGACTGCAGCCTCTAATCACAACAATGGAGTCATTAGGACTTGATCAGCAGACAAGCTTCATCAGTATGACTACAAAGTCCCTTCTGAACGAGACACTTGTCTGAAATGAATTTTAACTGAACATTGACACCTCTGGGTAACAAAATCAGGAACTACAAAGAGTACAACAATCAACAGAATGCAGTTTAATTCCATGCAGCCTATCTGGACCACACTGCTATAAGCTATTTTCACAGTCCCTAGGCCTGTGGGTCTGAgccttttaaatgttaaaattccTACCAcctacttttcatttctttaaaaacagatctttatgtattttaaaagaattctgaCAAGAACAAATGTGttctcctggctgggtgcagtggctcacgtctgtaatcccagcactttgggaggccaaggcgggtgaaacacttgagcccaggagttcgagaccagcctgggcaacatggtgaaaccccatctctgccaaaaaaaatacaaaaattagctgggcatggtggcgcacgcctgtggtcccagctacttggaaggctgaggtgggagaatggcttgaacccaggtggcagaggctcAGTGAGCCGTGTTCGTGCTACTGTACgccaggcctgggtgacagagccagaccctgtcttgagggaaaaaaaaaaaaaaaagggggaaaaaaatgtgttccCCTATAAATAtggcctcaatgttgatggcaatattaaattatattaacataTCTCAATTTTCTACTTTACAaaatcatataataaaatatacataagattTATCATGTTAACCATTTCTAAGTGCACAGGTCAATGGCATTAAATACAtgcacattgttgtgcagccatcaccaccatccatctccagaatgttATCATCTTCTCCAACTAAAACTCCctcatacccattaaacagtaattccccattccctctttccctccgcccctggcaaccatcatcctattttctgtctataaatttgACTTCTCTAGGTACTTCTCTAATCTACTTTCAGaagctcaaaataaaaatatttccagattcCAAAAGTAATATAGGTTTTCATCATTAAAAATTTATCCAAATTAGCCATAGGGTAAtataaatcaaaatcataatgagaggccaggcgcagtggctcacgcctgtaatcccagtgttttgggaggccggggcaggcagatcacctgacatcaggagttggacaccagcctggccagcatggtgaaaccccatctctactaaaaatacaaaaattagccaggcacagtgacacacgcctgtaatcccagttacttgggaggctgaggcaagaaaatcgcttgaacccaggaggcggaggttgcggtgagctgagatcatgccactgcactccagtctgggctacagagcaagactccgtctccaaaaaaaacaaaaacaaaaacaataacaaaacaacaacaacaaaaaaacccacacacaaaaCATAATGAGACACCAACCACTTCATAGTAGagctaaaaagcaaaagaaggccgggtatggtggctcacatctgtaatcccagcactttgggaggctgagatgggcagatcacctgaggtcaggagttcgagaccagcctggccaagacggcaaaaccccgtctctactaaaaatataaaaaattagtcgggtgtggtggcacgcgcctgtagtcccagctactcggaggctgagacacaagaatcgcttgaacccaggaggcggagattgtggtgagccaaaattgtgccactgtactccagcctgggtgacagagtgagactctgtctcaaaaaaaaaaaaaaaaaaaaaaaagcaaaaggaaaattaaaaaaactattagcaaaaatttggagaaattgtaaccctcacacactgctggtaggaatgtaaactggtatagccactttgtctatttctcaaaatgttaaacagttACTACATGAACCACAATTCTACTCCTATGTACATACCTAAGAGTATatatctacacaaaaacttgtacacgaatgttcacagtagcattattcataatagccaaaaaagtgcaaacaacccacttatccatcaactgatgaatgggtaaatCAAATGTGGTTGATTTACACAACAGAATATTCTGCAATAAAATGAACTAACACATGCCACAACATAATAAACCTTGAaatcattatcctaagtgaaagaagccagtcgcaaaagaccacatatcatgattcaatttatatgaaatatccacaACAGGCTAATCTATGACAGCAGAAAGCAGACTGATGGTTGCCAGGAGCTAGAGGTGTTGGGAAGGAATAAGGAGTGActgttaatgggtacagagtcaTTTTTCGGGGTCATAAAGGTACTCCAAAATTGACTGTGGTAATGGttgcaggtaaaaaaaaaagagagaagaaaaaatatcaccCATAAAGTCCCTGAATTTCACCTATAAAGACCCAGTTTtaacactaaaatatttattaaggccagcaaagtggctcatggctgtaatcccagtacttttggaggccaagacggaaggattgcttgggcccaagagttcgagaacagcctgagcaacaaagtgagcccacatctctacaaaaaatgttttaaagttcccaggcagggtggcacatgcctgtaatctcagttactgggtaggctgaggagggagaatcacttaagcccaggaggtggaggctgcagtgagccatgatcgcaccacttaCTCCAGCCTGAttgacagtgcaagaccctgtctcaaaaaagtctTACATGCCCACAAAcagctttttgtacttttagtgtcCACGGATTTAGAGagtacaaaacaacaaaaacctttcaTGAGTTCCTACCAATTATAATGAATTGGCATTTTACTAATCATGACAGTAtcttcaaagaactgaaacactGCCCAGAAATTATTCAGGCTATTGACAATGTTTGTGTCACATGCAGATCTGCAGACTGGCCCCTCTGCAACAAACTCCAGTAAGCACTGATTTGGACCAAAACACTCCTTGGCCA contains:
- the CDCA7 gene encoding cell division cycle-associated protein 7 isoform X2, yielding METSSSSDDSCDSFASDNFANTKPKFRSDISEELANVFYEDSDNESFCGFSESEVQDVLDHCGFLQKPRPDVTNELASIFHADSDDESFCGFSESEIQDGMRLQSVREGCRTRSQCRHSGPLRVAMKFPARSTRGATNKKAESPQPSENSVTDSNSDSEDESGMNFLEKRALNIKQNKAMLAKLMSELESFPGSFPGRHPLPGSDSQSRRPRRRTFPGVASRRNPERRARPLTRSRSRILGSLDALPMEEEEEEDKYMLVRKRKTMDGYMNEDDLPRSRRSRSSMTLPHIIRPVEEITEEELENICSNSREKIYNRSLGSTCHQCRQKTIDTKTNCRNPDCWGVRGQFCGPCLRNRYGEEVRDALLDPNWRCPPCRGICNCSFCRQRDGRCATGVLVYLAKYHGFGNVHAYLKSLKQEFEMQA
- the CDCA7 gene encoding cell division cycle-associated protein 7 isoform X1 is translated as MDARRVPQKDLRVKKNLKKFRYVKLISMETSSSSDDSCDSFASDNFANTKPKFRSDISEELANVFYEDSDNESFCGFSESEVQDVLDHCGFLQKPRPDVTNELASIFHADSDDESFCGFSESEIQDGMRLQSVREGCRTRSQCRHSGPLRVAMKFPARSTRGATNKKAESPQPSENSVTDSNSDSEDESGMNFLEKRALNIKQNKAMLAKLMSELESFPGSFPGRHPLPGSDSQSRRPRRRTFPGVASRRNPERRARPLTRSRSRILGSLDALPMEEEEEEDKYMLVRKRKTMDGYMNEDDLPRSRRSRSSMTLPHIIRPVEEITEEELENICSNSREKIYNRSLGSTCHQCRQKTIDTKTNCRNPDCWGVRGQFCGPCLRNRYGEEVRDALLDPNWRCPPCRGICNCSFCRQRDGRCATGVLVYLAKYHGFGNVHAYLKSLKQEFEMQA
- the CDCA7 gene encoding cell division cycle-associated protein 7 isoform X3; translation: MDARRVPQKDLRVKKNLKKFRYVKLISMETSSSSDDSCDSFASDNFANTRLQSVREGCRTRSQCRHSGPLRVAMKFPARSTRGATNKKAESPQPSENSVTDSNSDSEDESGMNFLEKRALNIKQNKAMLAKLMSELESFPGSFPGRHPLPGSDSQSRRPRRRTFPGVASRRNPERRARPLTRSRSRILGSLDALPMEEEEEEDKYMLVRKRKTMDGYMNEDDLPRSRRSRSSMTLPHIIRPVEEITEEELENICSNSREKIYNRSLGSTCHQCRQKTIDTKTNCRNPDCWGVRGQFCGPCLRNRYGEEVRDALLDPNWRCPPCRGICNCSFCRQRDGRCATGVLVYLAKYHGFGNVHAYLKSLKQEFEMQA